A DNA window from uncultured Methanoregula sp. contains the following coding sequences:
- a CDS encoding DUF6159 family protein — protein MITRTMEIIRHRLGWCPNAQVIRASPAMPVIPAVAAVAAQPGGGTGGSGRIDRGARLAIGSIRILFRNKRLLWFSLLSGIVMVFSLASTLSLEAISGPSPFTITSAIVDPGTILIARGSLLWIGLTLATALISTFLTIYLLAGLLAYVSHIISGSTITIREALVRAGNHMRTLTGWAAIGAIAGTALTFILNSYPGDLAVVFISLVATFIFGILTMFVVPAIVLEDERLVPAIRTSVSVFQRTLGEIIICAGIFFLIVFAMVLIAVVPIAFIGFSSGNMAMAGIALVLYLLVMMVIMFIGSTIVGIATMGLFKYGTTNRLPDVYREYQEIV, from the coding sequence ATGATCACCCGCACAATGGAAATTATCCGGCACCGGCTCGGCTGGTGCCCGAATGCACAGGTAATAAGAGCGTCACCGGCAATGCCGGTAATACCGGCGGTTGCAGCAGTTGCCGCACAACCGGGTGGCGGGACCGGGGGATCGGGACGGATTGACCGGGGTGCCAGGCTTGCAATCGGAAGTATACGGATCCTCTTCAGGAACAAAAGGCTTCTCTGGTTCTCGCTTCTTTCTGGCATTGTCATGGTGTTCAGCCTTGCATCAACCCTGTCCCTTGAAGCTATCTCCGGCCCCAGCCCGTTCACGATAACAAGTGCGATCGTTGACCCCGGCACGATCCTGATTGCCCGGGGGTCGCTCTTGTGGATTGGTCTCACCCTGGCCACGGCACTCATCAGCACATTTCTTACGATCTATCTGCTTGCCGGGCTGCTCGCGTACGTTTCGCACATAATTTCAGGAAGTACTATCACGATCCGGGAAGCACTTGTGCGGGCCGGAAACCACATGCGGACACTTACAGGCTGGGCAGCGATAGGAGCTATTGCGGGAACGGCACTCACGTTCATTCTGAATAGTTACCCCGGGGATCTCGCGGTTGTGTTCATCTCCCTTGTGGCAACCTTTATTTTCGGCATCCTCACCATGTTTGTTGTCCCGGCGATTGTCCTGGAAGACGAGAGACTGGTTCCTGCGATCCGCACGTCTGTATCGGTCTTCCAAAGGACACTCGGGGAGATAATAATCTGCGCGGGTATCTTTTTCCTCATCGTATTTGCGATGGTGCTCATCGCGGTCGTCCCCATTGCCTTTATCGGTTTCTCTTCGGGCAATATGGCCATGGCCGGAATCGCTCTTGTCCTGTACCTACTCGTGATGATGGTAATAATGTTCATAGGCTCAACAATCGTCGGCATCGCCACCATGGGTCTGTTCAAGTACGGGACAACGAACCGGTTGCCGGATGTGTACAGGGAGTACCAAGAGATCGTATGA
- a CDS encoding SdpI family protein, which produces MMKFTSSVWNAMGWCPMTAAAGHPLQGTPGNLRREDPSGDGGPVARRSARFMRMTWGIIILSWVIPFLVLPHLPAEVPIHWNLYGQADGFSSRFIGAFGLPVILSVTTVLLMALPRFDSVQTTLAAFRENYAILILATVSLIFCIEIVTLMVALGLDLPVITIIPILMGLLFIALGSIMPNIGRNTLMGIRFPWTLESDEIWKKTHEHGGPAFMAAGILTVLGSLVAGIWAIALMLVIILGVTVYISVWSYRYAKRVGGTI; this is translated from the coding sequence ATGATGAAATTCACCAGTTCGGTCTGGAACGCCATGGGATGGTGCCCCATGACCGCTGCCGCGGGGCACCCGCTGCAGGGAACTCCCGGGAATCTCCGGCGGGAGGACCCGTCCGGGGACGGGGGGCCGGTTGCCCGGAGATCCGCCCGGTTCATGCGCATGACCTGGGGGATCATCATCCTCTCCTGGGTGATCCCGTTCCTGGTCCTGCCTCATCTCCCGGCCGAGGTTCCCATCCACTGGAACCTGTACGGGCAGGCGGACGGGTTTTCCAGCCGGTTTATCGGGGCTTTCGGTCTGCCGGTCATCCTCTCGGTAACAACGGTTCTCCTCATGGCACTCCCCCGGTTCGACTCGGTGCAGACCACCCTTGCCGCATTCCGGGAGAACTATGCCATCCTGATCCTTGCAACCGTTTCCCTGATCTTCTGCATTGAGATCGTCACCCTGATGGTTGCACTGGGTCTCGACCTGCCGGTCATCACCATCATCCCGATACTGATGGGGTTGCTCTTCATAGCACTCGGCAGCATCATGCCGAACATCGGCAGGAACACCCTCATGGGCATCCGTTTCCCGTGGACGCTGGAGAGCGACGAGATCTGGAAGAAGACGCACGAGCACGGAGGTCCTGCGTTCATGGCTGCCGGTATCCTCACCGTGCTCGGGAGCCTTGTTGCCGGGATCTGGGCCATTGCCCTGATGCTGGTGATAATCCTTGGGGTCACCGTGTACATTTCAGTCTGGTCGTACCGGTATGCGAAGAGAGTTGGCGGGACGATCTGA
- a CDS encoding UbiA family prenyltransferase, with amino-acid sequence MEVSTDEVVREGNYPFRFNEKTVNRIGDLYNFLIFSSLLLSFECVAMAFVSCIIQQVSWSAMTAVIPFLVAFSIYNLNRKTDEDEDAINRQDRFAFTKRYEKLLYYGGILALLLALAFSAMYGVLPLLATTAPFILGIMYSFRCLPAWTGYSRLKEIPAVKNIAVGISWAVICSLLPVYLIGSIPDSKTALVFVLFFMWGFMASLIPDMRDRIGDASAGVRTIPVIFGEKKAKTILSGVILVLGTPLIVLSLILSLPPFATALLVAANLYSHGCVYLLGQAQIRDFLADAISDGQYICFSLAILLLVPLYQGI; translated from the coding sequence ATGGAAGTATCTACCGACGAGGTTGTACGGGAAGGGAACTATCCCTTCCGGTTCAATGAAAAAACAGTGAACAGAATTGGTGATCTCTATAATTTTCTCATATTCAGTTCTCTTCTGCTCTCCTTTGAATGCGTGGCAATGGCATTTGTCTCCTGCATCATCCAGCAGGTATCCTGGAGTGCAATGACTGCTGTCATACCATTCCTGGTGGCATTCTCCATCTATAACCTCAACAGGAAAACGGACGAGGATGAAGATGCCATCAACCGGCAGGACCGGTTTGCATTCACCAAACGGTATGAAAAACTCCTGTATTACGGGGGGATTCTGGCTCTTCTGCTTGCACTGGCCTTCTCTGCCATGTACGGCGTTCTGCCGCTGCTTGCAACCACCGCACCATTCATCCTGGGGATCATGTACAGTTTCCGCTGTCTTCCGGCCTGGACCGGGTATTCCCGGTTAAAAGAGATCCCGGCGGTAAAAAATATCGCAGTCGGGATCTCCTGGGCAGTCATCTGTTCGCTCCTGCCGGTATATCTTATTGGCAGCATACCGGATTCCAAAACAGCTCTTGTCTTTGTGCTCTTCTTCATGTGGGGTTTCATGGCCTCGCTTATACCGGACATGCGGGACCGGATCGGGGATGCCAGCGCCGGGGTGAGGACGATTCCGGTTATCTTCGGGGAAAAGAAGGCGAAAACCATCCTGTCCGGGGTAATTTTGGTCCTCGGTACACCATTAATCGTTCTCAGCCTGATCCTCTCCCTGCCACCATTCGCAACCGCATTGCTGGTTGCAGCAAATCTGTACTCCCATGGCTGCGTTTATCTCCTGGGCCAGGCCCAGATAAGGGATTTCCTGGCCGATGCCATCTCTGACGGGCAGTACATCTGTTTTTCACTGGCAATCCTGCTCCTGGTGCCACTTTACCAGGGAATTTAA
- a CDS encoding DUF1673 family protein, with protein MHSQERYYLKDAILEQIQKLTGWCPNARTHQVCRTTPSDQILISVPGGGGTSSLSFGRMNRYRTRAFAFALCVTGVGISLFATATGDRLAMLATGLALAAILYCGDALRYRDLFRQVKETGRVKENDWKQISVVRLLPVIGAAIILAFVGAVLLGLIPGLSMLAVNGFLAGFAAIGWLHLLTIMAWEQQSGIALYSDGKQIYRRSA; from the coding sequence ATGCATTCCCAGGAGAGATACTACCTCAAAGACGCTATCCTCGAACAGATCCAAAAACTCACGGGATGGTGCCCGAACGCCCGGACACACCAGGTCTGCAGGACTACACCCTCTGATCAGATTCTCATTTCGGTACCGGGCGGCGGGGGAACGTCGTCCCTTTCCTTTGGCCGTATGAACCGGTACCGCACCCGGGCATTCGCGTTCGCGCTCTGTGTGACCGGTGTAGGCATCTCCCTCTTTGCCACAGCAACCGGGGACCGGCTTGCCATGCTCGCAACCGGTCTTGCCCTTGCCGCGATCCTGTACTGTGGCGATGCCCTCCGGTACCGCGATCTTTTCCGGCAGGTCAAGGAAACCGGCAGAGTGAAGGAAAATGACTGGAAGCAGATCTCGGTTGTCCGCCTCCTTCCGGTCATCGGCGCTGCAATCATCCTTGCATTTGTGGGAGCCGTCCTCCTCGGCCTCATCCCCGGCCTTTCAATGCTTGCAGTCAACGGGTTCCTGGCCGGGTTTGCCGCGATCGGCTGGCTCCACCTCCTGACAATCATGGCATGGGAACAGCAGTCGGGCATCGCGCTGTACAGCGACGGGAAACAGATCTACAGAAGGTCGGCCTGA
- a CDS encoding alpha/beta hydrolase, translated as MKTAAVNGITLAYREIGSGYPLLLINGFASTMDTWNPSLLALLARHFRVLIFDNRGTGYSTASDRLFSITLFADDAAALMDACGIDCAHLLGLSMGASIAQELVISHPARVQKLILVAGTCGGKNGIRMESEIWNRLSDKSGELPEIAHRMFSVLFPEDWLATHDPWKYCPEVHETTSVENAGRQAEAFFSWTGSFDRLPAIRCPVLVITGTDDIVIPPGNARILADRIPNAEQAGFTGAGHGLQYQYPEQLGRTIIRYLVETR; from the coding sequence ATGAAAACAGCCGCAGTGAACGGGATCACGCTCGCGTACAGGGAGATCGGATCTGGGTATCCGCTTCTCCTCATCAACGGGTTTGCATCAACAATGGATACATGGAACCCGTCTTTGCTCGCACTGCTTGCCCGCCACTTCCGCGTCCTCATCTTCGATAACCGGGGCACCGGGTATTCCACTGCATCGGACAGACTGTTCTCCATCACCCTCTTTGCAGACGATGCGGCTGCCCTGATGGATGCCTGCGGGATCGACTGCGCCCATCTGCTTGGTCTCTCCATGGGTGCCTCCATTGCGCAGGAACTGGTTATCTCCCACCCGGCCCGGGTGCAAAAACTCATCCTTGTTGCAGGTACCTGCGGAGGAAAGAACGGCATCCGGATGGAGTCTGAAATCTGGAACCGGCTCTCGGACAAGAGTGGGGAGCTGCCGGAGATTGCACACCGGATGTTCTCCGTGCTCTTCCCGGAAGACTGGCTGGCAACCCATGACCCGTGGAAGTACTGCCCTGAAGTCCATGAGACAACCAGTGTTGAGAACGCCGGGCGGCAGGCTGAGGCATTCTTCTCATGGACGGGGTCGTTCGACCGGCTGCCGGCGATCCGGTGCCCGGTATTGGTCATTACCGGCACCGACGATATTGTCATCCCTCCCGGCAACGCGCGGATTCTTGCTGACCGGATCCCAAACGCAGAGCAGGCCGGGTTTACGGGCGCCGGTCACGGGCTGCAGTACCAGTATCCCGAACAGCTGGGCAGGACGATAATCAGGTACCTAGTTGAGACCCGGTAA
- a CDS encoding transcriptional regulator FilR1 domain-containing protein gives MDPLEVYNDNSKLIQSIFSSRLKIQILLAVTVGPKQLSELRDVTGSTSQAIIPKIRSLERLSLIEQRDHGYHITPVGNILATKIGNFVMTIGELMNHREFWATHDIEGIPEPFLHQIGDLIGSELKFDTTDNMFHVYSHFLSILQQAEYIHGISSVMSPAIADVLSERVVAGIPVELVVSHKIVEGLIQEPFSSKLRQLKPYTNFRIWIVEEPLHLGITVTDKHLSLGLNKTVNNVYDSSADMFSSDPKAREWAEGIFWYYKDRSVLLEME, from the coding sequence ATGGATCCTCTCGAAGTCTATAATGATAACAGCAAATTGATCCAATCCATCTTCTCCTCCCGGCTGAAGATCCAGATTCTGCTTGCAGTGACCGTGGGGCCAAAACAACTGTCAGAGCTTCGGGATGTGACCGGCAGCACATCGCAGGCCATCATCCCCAAGATCCGGAGTCTCGAGCGCCTCTCCCTTATCGAGCAGCGGGACCACGGGTACCATATCACCCCGGTGGGCAACATCCTTGCCACCAAGATCGGGAATTTCGTCATGACGATCGGGGAGCTGATGAACCACAGGGAATTCTGGGCAACCCACGATATCGAGGGGATACCCGAGCCGTTCCTTCACCAGATAGGAGATCTCATCGGTTCCGAATTAAAATTCGACACCACGGACAACATGTTTCATGTCTACTCGCATTTTCTTTCCATCCTGCAGCAGGCAGAGTACATCCACGGCATCTCGTCGGTGATGAGTCCCGCGATAGCCGATGTTCTCTCGGAGCGTGTCGTTGCCGGCATTCCTGTTGAACTCGTGGTGAGCCACAAGATTGTGGAAGGACTGATACAGGAGCCGTTCTCAAGCAAACTCCGGCAGCTCAAACCTTATACCAATTTCCGGATCTGGATTGTCGAGGAACCCCTGCATCTGGGCATCACCGTCACCGATAAGCACCTCTCGCTGGGGCTCAACAAGACGGTAAATAACGTGTATGACAGTTCTGCAGATATGTTCAGCAGCGATCCAAAGGCACGGGAA